The following are encoded in a window of Candidatus Omnitrophota bacterium genomic DNA:
- a CDS encoding iron ABC transporter permease, giving the protein MVIREMKSKNIIGLLILLLMVMAVLSVFIGAVWISPLRLLSGQNPDILRLRIVRTILAFIAGAGLSAAGVILQGLLRNPLAEPCVLGISSGAGLGAASCIVLGLSSGALGLGFLPLMAFLGALLTMILVYNLAKTNGKISIYNLLLSGVIVSAVLSAILIFMVSISTREGLHSILWWLLGSLQQFDLKLVIVTGVIVTACLSASLIFWRDLNIITLGEEPAIHLGLRVEAIKKILFILASLLTAGVVSVCGLIGFVGLIVPHLMRILLGPNHKFLLPSSIIGGGLFLITCDLLSRTLLSPVEIPIGVITALIGGPLFITLLRRKRG; this is encoded by the coding sequence ATGGTAATTCGTGAAATGAAGAGTAAAAATATTATAGGATTGCTTATTCTCCTGCTGATGGTAATGGCGGTTCTTTCTGTTTTTATAGGAGCTGTCTGGATTTCACCGCTAAGGTTATTAAGCGGCCAAAACCCGGATATCCTAAGGCTCAGGATAGTAAGGACGATTCTGGCATTTATCGCCGGGGCAGGATTAAGCGCGGCCGGGGTAATACTTCAGGGCCTGCTGAGAAATCCCTTAGCCGAGCCCTGTGTATTGGGCATATCCAGCGGCGCGGGATTAGGCGCGGCAAGCTGTATTGTGCTTGGCCTGAGCTCCGGAGCCCTGGGCCTGGGTTTTTTGCCTCTGATGGCCTTTTTAGGGGCTTTGCTTACTATGATCCTGGTCTATAACTTAGCCAAAACCAATGGAAAGATATCTATTTATAACCTGTTACTTTCCGGAGTGATAGTCAGCGCGGTATTATCAGCCATATTAATATTTATGGTTTCAATTTCCACCCGGGAAGGCCTGCACAGTATTCTCTGGTGGCTGTTGGGAAGCCTTCAGCAATTTGATCTGAAATTAGTTATTGTGACAGGGGTGATTGTTACGGCTTGTTTAAGCGCCAGTTTAATATTCTGGCGCGATTTAAATATAATTACGCTTGGCGAAGAACCTGCTATCCATTTAGGCCTTAGGGTAGAGGCGATCAAGAAGATATTATTTATCCTGGCTTCCCTGCTCACTGCCGGAGTTGTTTCGGTCTGCGGGCTGATCGGTTTTGTCGGTTTGATAGTCCCTCATCTGATGCGGATATTACTGGGCCCAAACCATAAATTTCTGCTTCCTTCGTCAATTATCGGCGGGGGCCTGTTTCTTATAACCTGCGACTTGCTGTCCCGGACGCTTCTTTCACCGGTTGAGATCCCTATCGGCGTGATCACCGCGCTTATCGGGGGGCCGTTGTTTATCACTTTACTGAGGCGAAAGAGAGGATAG